Below is a genomic region from Trueperaceae bacterium.
CTTCCGGCATATCGATCAGCTACTTGGGCTCACTATCCAGCCGATAATGTTCCTGCTCCTCTTCCGCTACGTCTTCGGAGGGGCGATCGAGACCGGCGGCGTCGAGTACGTGAACTTCCTGGTGGCCGGGATCCTCGTGCAGATGGCGGCATTCGGCGCTACGACGACCTCCTACTCGGTAGCAACTGACCTCACCAAGGGGATCATCGACCGCTTCAAATCGCTGCCGATGACCAGCTCCGCGGTGTTGACCGGCCACGTCGTCGCGGACCTGGTGCGCAATACCCTCTCCTCGGTCATCATGATCGTCGTCGCTCTGTTCGTCGGTTTTCGGCCCGTCGCCTCGCTTCTCGACTGGCTCGTGATACTGGGTATCCTCCTTCTGTTCACGCTCGCGATATCGTGGCTGTCGGCGATCCTGGCGCTCCTGGCGAAGAGCGTCGAGTCGGTGCAGTGGATGACGTTCCTGATCATCTTCCCGCTCACCTTCGCCAGCGCCGCCTTCGTCCCAACCGACACCATGCCTTACGCGCTACGGGTGTTCGCCGAGAACCAGCCGGTCACTCACGTAATCGAGGCGATCCGGGCGTTGATGATCGGTGCTCCCGTCGGTGACCACCTCTGGCTGTCCGCGCTCTGGTCGGTCACCATAACCATCGTCGCTGTACCGGTTGCCGGCTACCTCTTCCGCCACGGCACGTTGTCGCGCTGAGGCGGCGCTGACCTTGGGTATACTCTGCGGTGGTCCGCCGCCGCGGATCACCCGGTTCCGATGTTGTCTTGCGAGGTACTGATGCAGCAGCCGCCGATATCGTCACGCCCCCACCTCCCCTTACTGATGTGATAGGCGAACGCGTCAAGCTCTTCACCGGTACAGCCACGCCCGACCTGGCCAGAGCTGTTGCCAAACATCTCGGTCAGGAGTTGAGCCACGGCGTGGTGTCGCAGTTCCCCGACGGTGAGACGCGCATCCAGATCGAGGAGTCGATACGCGGTTCCGACTGCTACATCATCCAGTCGACCTGCAACCCGGTCAACCACAACATCATGGAGTTGCTGGTCCTCATCGATGCCCTCCGGCGCGCCTCTGCCTGGCGGATCAACGCGGTCATCCCCTATTTCGGCTACGCCCGTCAGGACAAGAAGGTCCAGGCCCGGGAACCGGTGACGGCGAAGCTGGTGGCCAACATGCTGGAAACGGCCGGCATCGACAGGGTGATAACGGTCGACCTGCACGCCGGCCAGATCCAGGGTTTCTTCGACGTCCCCGTCGACCACCTCACGGCGCTCGATATCCTGGCCGACCACCTGGCAACGATCGGCCTGGATGGTCATGTGGTCGTCTCTCCCGACATCGGCCGCGCTACCGAGGCGAGGCGCCTGGCCAATACTCTGAACCTGCCCCTGGCCATGCTGTACAAGCGACGCACTTCACCCACCGAGACAGAGGTGACCCACGTCATCGGCGAGGTTTCCGGGATGCGTCCCATCCTAGTCGACGACATGATCTCGACGGCCGGCACGATGAGCCGCGGCATAGACGCGCTGCTACGGTTGGGTGCGATACCCGAGGTCACGGTGGCCGCCACTCACGCGGTCTTCACGCCACCGGCGCTCGAACGGCTCTCGGTCGAACCGATAAAGAAGGTCTGCGTCACCGACACCATCCCTTTCGTCGGCGACTTCGACCGGATCGAGGTCCTCTCGGTCGCCCCGTTGCTCGCCAAGGCGATACGGAACGTGCACGAACACGAGTCGGTGAGTTCGCTCTTCAGGAACTGAGCGACCGCGGGAGAGGGCCGGCAGCCTTTCCGAGGTCTGCTGGACACGACGGGGCGCCACCTAGTATGCTTTCCCGTTGGTAACGTCGACTGCACGAGTCGGGTCGCCGCAACGGTGGGGAAGCCGCTCCGTACAGGTGACCACACAGGAGGAACGATGAAACTCTCAGCCCAGAAACGCGACGGCCAGGACGCCCGCAGCCTGAGGCGCGCCGGCCAGCTGCCGGGCATCATGTACAACAAGCAGGTGAACGTGCCGGTGAGCATGGACCGGCGGGAGTTCGACAAGGTCTTCCGCAGCCAGGGAACCTCGCATGTGATCGACCTGGACATCGACGGGAAGAGCCACGAGGTGCTGGTCAAGGCGGTGCAGATGCACAAGCGGCGCCGCGAGCCGCAGCACGTCGACTTCTACGCCGTCACGGCCGGCCAGGAAGTCGACGTCTACGTCCACCTGGACTTCGTGGGCACGCCGGTTGGCGTCCGCGAGGGAGGCCAGTTGGACGTTCAGCGCCGCGAGGTGCAGATCCGGATCCTGCCGCGCCACATCCCTGAGAAGGTCGAGGTGGACGTGACCGGGCTCGAGATCAACCACTCGATCCACGTCGCCGACGTCGTCGCCCTGCTCCCCAAGCAAGCGACTCTGCTGACCGATCCGGAACTGACCGTGATCACCGTCCTCCCGCCCAAGCTGGTGGAAGAGGAGGAGACCGTGGCTGCCGAAGAGGCCGAAGCGGAGCCCGAAGTCATCGGCCGCGACGAGGACGAGGAAGAGGAAGCCGAGGAGTAACCGCTCGGGCCGATACCGGAACGAGAGTAGAAGCGAAGAGCGCGCGGCGGTGGTAACCATCCACCGCCGTCGTTCATGAGGCAGGAGGAGGCCCTTGAAGCTGATAGCCGGACTGGGCAACCCGGGCATCCGCTACGGGAACACCCGTCACAACATGGGCTACCTCGTCGTCGACGAGCTCGCCCGACGTCACGACCTCCGCTTCCGCAAGGGACGCCTGGGGGACTCGTGCCGACTCGGTCAGGTCACCCTCTTCAAACCGTCGACCTACATGAACTCTTCCGGCACGGCGGTTCAGAGCGCCCTGACCTCGGTTGGAGCGCAACCGGGCGAGCTGTTGGTGGTCCACGACGATCTCGACATGCCGTTGGGCAGGCTCAGGTTCAAACGCGGAGGGGGCGCCGGCGGTCAGAGGGGCGTCCAGGACGTAATAGCCCTGGTCGGACCGGAGTTCTGGCGACTGAAACTGGGTATCTCGCGGCCCCCTACGGGTTGGAAGACCGAGAACTGGGTGCTGAGCCGCTTCCGCCCCGAGGAGGCCGAGCTACTGAGCCGGGTCGTAATCGCCGCTGCCACCGCCCTCGACCAGGCCCTCGAACAGGGTATCGAGTCTGCCATGAACGACACCAACGGACTCGATCTCGCGCTGGAGAGCCAGTAGTCGGGTGTCGAGGTCGACCTGCCGGCTCGACCAGCCGCCGGGCAACTGCCTGAGTATCGCCTGACCGTCGTAGTCCGCGTCCAGCGGACCCGTCACCCTGGTGGCGAAACGCCGCGCCGAGTCGCCGCGCAGCCGGTCTCCCAGTTGCAGGTAGCCCATGTCCAGCAACCGCTCCTGACCCGCTTCCGAAAGGAAGGTGTCGACGAACGAGACGAGCGGCCGCAGGACCTCCGAATCCGCTCCCGCGGCTCCTGCAGCCACGTAGAGGAAGAGCGGCCTGAGGAAAGGCCAGCGAGTCAACACCGACCCTGTCGAGTCGGGGTCGACGCAACCGTCGCCGTTGTCGATGGGCACCGCCCTAAGTCCCGATCCCGCCAGTTCCAGCTGAGGTCGGCCGAAGAACGAAACAGCAGCGGGGTGCGAAGCGGTAAGCTGCGCCAGCCTGCGGTCATCCTCACTGGGGAAGTAGTCGGTTCTCATGGTCGTGTCCGAGCCGAGCACCTTTCGCTTCCAGTAGTCGTAGGTCCCGCTCGCCACCCCGGGTGCGTAGAAAGCTATCTCCTGATCGGGCCATTCGCTTCTGAGGTCGGACCACGTTTCCACCTGTTCGGGTCCGCCGCTCCAGAGCCGCCGCACCTCGGCTACGGTCAGGCACTCCACCCACTCGTTGTCTTCAGGCACGACCAGGACGACGGCGTCGAGCGCCACCGGGAACACCAGGTACTCGACCCCGTTCTCGCGGCAGGCCCGCTCCTCATCGTCCGTGGCCAGCCTGCTGGCCCCGACGATCTCGATCGCGCCCTTGCAGAAGAGCTCGAATCCGCCTCCGGTGCCCGCGAAGCTCGCTTCGATGTGGCCGGCGGGCAACGCCTCGCTCAGCTGAGCCGCGAACTCGGCAGAAGCTGGATAGAGGGTGGAAGAACCGCCTACCCGCAGATCCTGAGCGCTAACGTAGGCGAGCGAGTAGAACGCCAGTAGCGCAGCTCCGATCCTGCCAACCGCCCCCATGAGGCAAGGGTAGCGAGGCGTGAGGGCCTATCCGGGGCGAGCGTCACCGGAGTCGGGCCGGCCGGCAGGCAGAAGAGGGCCGGTTTCGCTACAGAACTAGCCCAGGCGCTCGAGACTGCGGCGCAGACCATCGATCACGTTCTGCGCTTCGGCCAGTCTGCGCCGCTCCTCCTCGACGACGTCGGCGGGTGCCTTCTCGACGAAGCCCGGGTTGCCCAGCTTCCGCTGGCTCTTCGATACCTGGCCCTCGAGGTCAGCGAGGCGTTTCTCCTGACGCGCCCGCCACTCCTCCACGTCGACGAGACCCGCCAGCGGCATCTGGATCTCCAAGCTCGCCAGGGGCTGCACGAGAGCGGCGCCGGACGCCGGCTCGGTCAGGAGCTCTGCTCGAGCGACGCTCTCGAATACTTCGCGGTTCGCCGCGAGCACCGACGCGCCCTCGCCCGTGGCGTGGATCGGCACCACCTGAGCCGGCTGCAGATTGGCCTCGCTGCGTAGGTTGCGAACCGCTCCGACCGCCTCCTGGAGCAGCCCGAAGTCGCGTTCGGCGTCCTCGTCCCGTAACTCTTCGTTCGCCTGCGGCCAGCTCGCCAGGGCTATCTGTTCGTCGTGGCCCAGAGTCTCCCACAATTCGCTGGTGATGAACGGGACGAGCGGGTGCAGGAGCCGCAGCAGTGCTTCCAGCGCGTGGCGCAGCGTCCAGCGGCTGCGAGCGTCGCCTTCCTTCAGTGCCGGCTTGCTCGCCTCGAGATACCAGTCGCAGAACTCGGACCAAACGAACTCGTAGGCGGCGCGGTTCGCCAGACCGAGGTCGAATGCCTCCAGGTGCCTGGTCATCTCCTCGGTCGCCCTCTGCAGCCGGCTCAGGATCCAGCGATCGGCCAGCCGCTGCGGGGGACCGGGGTCCTCTGCCCCCGCCAGGTTCATGAGGGCGAATCGGGTAGCGTTCCACAGCTTGTTGTTGAAGTTGCGGCCCATCTCCACACGGCGCTCGTCCCACCTGATGTCCTGGCCGCCGGTGGAGGCGCGGGTGGTGGCGAAGCGAAGAGCATCGGCGCCGTACTGCTCGATCACATCGAGTGGATCGATGCCGTTCCCCTTCGACTTCGACATCTTCTGCCCCTCGGCGTCCAGCACCAGACCGTGCAGCATGATGTGGCGGAAAGGTGCCTCGCCGGTGAAGTGGTAACCGGCCAGCTGCATCTTGGTGACCCAGAAGAAGAGGATGTCGTAGCCGGTCACCAGTACCGAGGTCGGGTAGAACTTGCGGTAGAAGGGGTCTTCCACGTCGGGCCAGCCGAGCGTGGAGAAGGGCCAGAGGTTCGAGGAGAACCAGGTGTCGAAGACGTCGGGATCCTGGGTGAGCGACTTGCCCGCGTTCTCGGGCAGGTCGGGCGGGTCGGTGTAGGGGTCGTCGCGGCTGGGGACGTAGACGTTCTCCTCCTCGTCGTACCAGGCCGGGATCTGGTGCCCCCACCAGAGTTGCCGCGAGATGTTCCAGTCGCGCAAGTTCCCCAGCCAATCCCGGTTGACCTTCTCGTAGCGCTCGGGATGGAGCCGCATCTCGCCCCGGTCGAGCCCCTCGAGCACCTCGGGCGCGACCTCGCCCATCCGGAAGAACCACTGGGTGCTGAGGATCGGCTCGACCGGCTCCTTGGTCCGTTCTGAGAGGCCGATGGGGATGGTGTAATCACGCTCCTCGACGAGGGTCTGCTCGAGCCTCAGCGCATCTACCACCGCTTCCCGCGCTTCGAAGCGGTCGAGGCCCCGGAACTGCTCGGGAACCAGGTCGCCGCTCAGTCTGGCGTCGAGGTCGATCACACTGGGCCGGGCGAGGCCATGCCTCTCCCCTATCTCGAAGTCGGTCGGGTCGTGAGCGGGCGTGATCTTCAGGGCCCCGGTGCCGAACTCCATCTCGACCGCCTCATCGGCGATGATCGGGACCCACCGGTCGGTGAGCGGAATCCTGACCTTCATGCCCACGAGCGGGCGGTAGCGGTCGTCGTCCGGATGTACCGCGACCGCCTGGTCGGCGAAGATGGTCTCGGGCCGCACCGTGGCGATGAGTATCTGCCCCTCGCCTTCGAACTGGTAGGCCAGGGTGTAGAGCTTGCCCGGGCGGTCCTCCCGGTCCACCTCCAGATCGCTCAGGGTAGTCTGGCTCACCGGGTCCCAGTTGACGATCCGCTCTCCCCGGTAGACGAGCCCCTGGTGATAGAGCTCGACGAACTGCTTGCGCACCGCTTTCGAGAGACCTTCGTCCATCGTGAAGCGGGTACGGGTCCAGTCGGCAGAGATGCCCAGGCGCTGCAGCTGCCGGATGATGATGTCGCCATAGGTTTGCTTCCACCGCCAGACACGCTCGACGAACTCGTCGCGGCCCAGCTCCTGCCGACTCGTTCCCTCGGCGCGCAACGCCTTCTCCACCTGCACCTGGGTGCTGATCCCGGCATGGTCGGTGCCCGGCTGGAAGAGCGCCTCGTAGCCCTGCATCCGCTTGAAGCGGATGAGGGTGTCGATGATGGCGTTGTCGAAGGCGTGGCCCAGGTGGAGGTTGCCTGTCACGTTGGGAGGCGGGATGACGATGGTGAACGGTTCCCGGTCGCTATGGGGATCAGCGGTGAAGGGCTCCTGGGCCCAGTACCTGACCCACTTGTCCTCGACCGCGGTCGGGTCGTAACGACTAGCCAACTCTCGCTTCATCGCCGTGTCGGCGTTCCCAGCCATGAGAAAACCTCCTCCGCCGGAAGCCGTTCGAGGCTCCCAATCTGCGGACGAGGCCAGTTGCCCCGCGGTACCACCGCAGTTCCCCTCTCGTACATGCGAGGGGCACTCGTTAGGTCGCGCTCTCGGGGCGACTGCCGGAGGTTCTACTCGAAGCTCCGCTTGCAGCGGGGCTCCTTTCTTCCTCGTTGCGCGCGGGGCTCCGCGCGCCGGGCGACGTTCACCGGCTTTTCTCCGCCTCGGCTCTCAGCGCGCCACCAGGGCTCTCTTCGGAGAAAGGAGTCGGCTACTCTTCCCGCTTCGCAGACCAGCTGGCCGGCGAATAGGCAGAGTCTAGCAGGGGCCAGAGGGCAGAGCAAGACGGTGCGGATGGCCAAGAACCCGGGTGTAAGGGCCAGTGCAGAGCGGGCTCGAGCGCCCGGTTGACGCGCAGGCCAGCGGCAACCACCAGCGCGTCGATGACCGCCGAGAGGAGGGCAGAAACCGCGAGACCCACCAGGGGCAGCCGCATAGGCTCCAGCCCGTGCTTCCAGGCGGCGGCGTAGACGACGGCGAAGGGAGCAGCCGGAGGCCCCTGCCAGTTGCGGCGCGGAGCCTTCGAGATTCGCCTGCCACTCGTGCTCCTGGCTCGCGTGGCCAGCGACCGGCGAGTCAAGCCACTGACCGAGGCGACAGGTCGTGAAGGACCTGCTAGACCACAGGCAGACTCATCATCGATTGCACGCTCAGCCGTCCGGCCATCGCCCTGGCGGCGCGTCGCAGCTCGAGCGCGCTGGGGTTGTCGGGCTGGCTCATCACCAGCGGCATGCCGCCGTCGCCCGACTCGCGGAGCGCTCTGGTGATCGGTATCTGGCCCAGAAGCGCGAGCTTCTCCTTCTCCGCGAAGGCCGCGGCCCCGCCCTCGCCGAAGATCGGGTCGCGGGTTCCGTCGGGAAGCTGGTAGTAGCTCATGTTCTCGACCACGCCGAGAACCGGCACGTGGGTCTTGCGCAGCATCGTGTAGGCGCGGCGGACGTCCATCAAAGCCACATCCTGCGGCGTAGTCACGAGAACGGCGCCGCTAACCGTCACCAGTTGCGCCAGCGAGAGCTGCACGTCGCCGGTGCCGGGCGGCAGGTCGACGACCAGGTAGTCGAGGTCCCCCCAGACCGTCTGCTTGAGCATCTGGGTGAGGGTGCCGTGGAGGATAGGTCCGCGCCAGGTGAGCGCCTGGCCATCCTCGACGAGGTTGGCGATGGAGATCAGCTTCACCCCGTGGTTGCGTAGCGGGATGATGTTCTTCTCGTCGTCGGCCATCAGTCGCTTGCCTTCGACGCCGAACATCCGCGCCTGGCTGGGGCCGTAGATGTCTGCGTCGAGCAGGCCCACGGACGCACCCTCGAGCACCAGCGAGGCGGCCAGGTTGGCGGCGACGGTCGACTTGCCCACGCCGCCTTTGCCGGAACCGACCGCGACGATGTTGCGCACGCCAGGCAACGCCTCCTGCTCGCTACCCCGCACCTGCGAGCCGAAGGTGAGCTCCACCGCCGCGACACCCTCGAGCGGTTCGACAGCGCGACGCACATCGGCCTCGATCTTGCCCTTCATGGGACACGCAGGAGTGGTCAGGTTTATCTTCAGCGAGACGCGGCCGTCCTGTGCCGAAACTTTCTCGACCATCCCCAGGCTGACCAGATCCTGGTGGAGCTCCGGATCGTGGACGCTCTTGAGCGCCTCGAGAACTCGATCTTCCAAGGGGGTACTCATCGATTCCAGAGTAGCAAGGTATGGATTATGGCGGCAACTGGCGGTGAGGCGGGACCGAAACTACCGGCGAACGGCATCACCGCCGCGACGGTGTCCTCGAACGGGGATCAGCTGCGCGAGGAACCGGTGTCGGCGCCTGCGCGAGGCCGGGATATACTCGGGCGCGTGAGATCGCGACCGTACCGGCGAGTTGGGCTCGATCGCCGTGGCCGCCGGGGAGGGCAGGAGTGAACGGTCCCGACCGTTACAGGACGCTGGCCGGAAGAGCGACCGATGCGGCCGATGGCGGTCAGCTCGGATGCCTGGAAGGGGTGGATCCGGTCACCGGTCTACCGGTCCTCATCTACGACTTCGACGGCGAGCCTCTCGCGGCTCCCGGTGTGATCGACTCGCCCAACATCCCGAAGATACTCTGGAGCGGTACCGACGGCGAACGCGGGCGGATCGTCGCCGCACTCTCGCCCGGATGGCAGCGACTCTCCGATTCCGCCGGACCTCTCACCATAGACCGCCTGCTCGACGCGGCCCGAGCGCTTCGCGACGCCGCTTCCGCCGGGGTCGTGCACGGCCAGCTGGCACCGGACCGGCTGCTGCTCGTCGATGGCCGTTTGCAGATCGAGGGCTTCGGAGTGCCGTGGCGTCCGCGAAACGGCCCCTACCGGGCTCCCGAGGTCACCGACGCAGGTACCCCTGAAGGGGACGTCTACTCGCTTGCCCGGACGGTAGGAACGCTGGGCTTCGCACCCGCCGACGAGACCGTGAACGCACTGCTCGAGCAGTGCATGGCCAGCGACTCTACCGTCCGGCCGAGCGCCGAGGAGCTCTACCTGGCGCTGACCGCACTCCTCCCCGTGCCGGCAACCGGCGGCGCCCAGAGACGCGGGGCGCCCGGACGGGCCGGAGCGACCAGCCACCGCACAGCGGCGGCGAGTTCGACGCCCGGCGTGGCGGGCGACGCCGCCCCGACCGCAGCCCCGAAAGAGCCGAGGAACAGCGGCACAGCCGAGAACGCTGGGGAGCTTCCCACTGATCGGCCGAGGCCACCGGCGGTGTCGACGGGACCGGAGACCGCACGGGCACCGCTGCCGCTCCCATCCGAACAGGAGGAGACCCGCGACAAGCGGGTGAGCCTCACACTGCTCGGAGCACTGATGGCGGCCGTTATCCTCCTCGCCATGCTGGCGCTCTACGGTCCCCGCGGATCGGCACCGGCCGCACCCCAGCCCATGGAGGACATCGTCTACGTAGTCGAGGTCGAGGTCGAGCCCACCGACCTCCCCCCGGTAGCTATCCACGTCATCCAGGCGCCGGAGGGCTCCGCGTACGCGAGGAGCGACGTGATCGGCACTGCTCCGCGTCACCTTGCACTCGATCGGCCCGGTACCTGGGCGTTCCAGGGTAGCCTCGACGGTCGAGTGTCCGAGATCGTCGAGATCGAGGTTCCCGAGGAACGGAACGTCACCCTGGTCATGCCGCAGGCGCCTGGGGGCTGAGGGCAGCAGAGAATCGGAGAGTATGAAACACGTAATCGTCGTCGACTACGGCTCGCAGTACACCCGGCTCATCACCCGCCGACTACGGGCCCTCGGTTCATTCAGCCTCATCGTCACCCCCGAAGAACTGGAGGGCGCGCTCGCTGACGCCCCCGCCGCGGTAGTCCTCTCGGGCGGCCCCGGCAGCGTCTACAGCTCGGAACTCAACCGCCTGCCGCAGAACCTGCTCGAGGGTGACTTCGCGGTGCTCGGCATCTGCTACGGGATGCAGCTGTTGGCCAGCAGCCTCGGCGGTCAGGTCGAGGCGAGCAGCGTGCGGGAGTACGGCAAGGCGGAGCTTTCGGGGTGCGACGGCCGCCTCTTCGAAGGCGTGGAAGGCGAGTTCGTAGCATGGATGAGTCACGGCGACTCCGTGAGCGTGCCTCCGCCCGGGTTCAGGGTGACGGCTTCCAGCCGCGACACCGAGGTGGCCGCCATGGAGAGCGAGGATGGCCGCTACTTCGGATTGCAGTTCCACCCCGAGGTGATGCACACGCCGAAGGGCCAGGAGCTCCTAGAACGCTTCCTCGACCTGGCCGGGGTGGACCGCAGCTGGACACCTGAGAACGTCGTGAACGGCCTCACCGAGGAGGTCCGTGACCGGGTCGGCGACGACAAGGTGCTCCTCGCCATCTCCGGTGGCGTCGACTCCAGCACGCTCGGTCTGCTGCTCAACCGCGCCCTGGGCGAGAGGCTCTTCGCGGTTTTCGTCGACCACGGCCTACTCAGGATGGGTGAGGCAGATGAGGTGGAGCGGGCGCTGCGAGCGCTGGGCGTCAACCTGACAGTGGTCGACGCTTCGGATCGATTCCTGGGCGCGCTCGAAGGCGTCGCCGACCCGGAAGAGAAGCGCAAGATCATCGGCCGCGAGTTCATCGAGGTCTTCACCCGCGAGGCCCGCAGGCTACAGGAGGAGCAGGGCGAGATCCGCTTCCTGGCGCAGGGCACCCTCTATCCCGACGTCATAGAGTCGGCCGGGGGGCATGGCGCCGCCAACATCAAGTCGCA
It encodes:
- a CDS encoding 50S ribosomal protein L25 encodes the protein MKLSAQKRDGQDARSLRRAGQLPGIMYNKQVNVPVSMDRREFDKVFRSQGTSHVIDLDIDGKSHEVLVKAVQMHKRRREPQHVDFYAVTAGQEVDVYVHLDFVGTPVGVREGGQLDVQRREVQIRILPRHIPEKVEVDVTGLEINHSIHVADVVALLPKQATLLTDPELTVITVLPPKLVEEEETVAAEEAEAEPEVIGRDEDEEEEAEE
- a CDS encoding Mrp/NBP35 family ATP-binding protein, whose product is MSTPLEDRVLEALKSVHDPELHQDLVSLGMVEKVSAQDGRVSLKINLTTPACPMKGKIEADVRRAVEPLEGVAAVELTFGSQVRGSEQEALPGVRNIVAVGSGKGGVGKSTVAANLAASLVLEGASVGLLDADIYGPSQARMFGVEGKRLMADDEKNIIPLRNHGVKLISIANLVEDGQALTWRGPILHGTLTQMLKQTVWGDLDYLVVDLPPGTGDVQLSLAQLVTVSGAVLVTTPQDVALMDVRRAYTMLRKTHVPVLGVVENMSYYQLPDGTRDPIFGEGGAAAFAEKEKLALLGQIPITRALRESGDGGMPLVMSQPDNPSALELRRAARAMAGRLSVQSMMSLPVV
- the guaA gene encoding glutamine-hydrolyzing GMP synthase, whose product is MKHVIVVDYGSQYTRLITRRLRALGSFSLIVTPEELEGALADAPAAVVLSGGPGSVYSSELNRLPQNLLEGDFAVLGICYGMQLLASSLGGQVEASSVREYGKAELSGCDGRLFEGVEGEFVAWMSHGDSVSVPPPGFRVTASSRDTEVAAMESEDGRYFGLQFHPEVMHTPKGQELLERFLDLAGVDRSWTPENVVNGLTEEVRDRVGDDKVLLAISGGVDSSTLGLLLNRALGERLFAVFVDHGLLRMGEADEVERALRALGVNLTVVDASDRFLGALEGVADPEEKRKIIGREFIEVFTREARRLQEEQGEIRFLAQGTLYPDVIESAGGHGAANIKSHHNVGGLPPDLEFELLEPFNTLFKDEVREVAAMLGLPPALRDRHPFPGPGLAIRCLGPVSRERIEVLRRVDDIFIGALREFGLYDSTWQALAVLTPLRSVGVMGDGRTYANTVALRAVSSADGMTADWTRFPDDFLATVSNRIVNSVPEVNRVVYDITSKPPGTIEWE
- a CDS encoding valine--tRNA ligase — translated: MAGNADTAMKRELASRYDPTAVEDKWVRYWAQEPFTADPHSDREPFTIVIPPPNVTGNLHLGHAFDNAIIDTLIRFKRMQGYEALFQPGTDHAGISTQVQVEKALRAEGTSRQELGRDEFVERVWRWKQTYGDIIIRQLQRLGISADWTRTRFTMDEGLSKAVRKQFVELYHQGLVYRGERIVNWDPVSQTTLSDLEVDREDRPGKLYTLAYQFEGEGQILIATVRPETIFADQAVAVHPDDDRYRPLVGMKVRIPLTDRWVPIIADEAVEMEFGTGALKITPAHDPTDFEIGERHGLARPSVIDLDARLSGDLVPEQFRGLDRFEAREAVVDALRLEQTLVEERDYTIPIGLSERTKEPVEPILSTQWFFRMGEVAPEVLEGLDRGEMRLHPERYEKVNRDWLGNLRDWNISRQLWWGHQIPAWYDEEENVYVPSRDDPYTDPPDLPENAGKSLTQDPDVFDTWFSSNLWPFSTLGWPDVEDPFYRKFYPTSVLVTGYDILFFWVTKMQLAGYHFTGEAPFRHIMLHGLVLDAEGQKMSKSKGNGIDPLDVIEQYGADALRFATTRASTGGQDIRWDERRVEMGRNFNNKLWNATRFALMNLAGAEDPGPPQRLADRWILSRLQRATEEMTRHLEAFDLGLANRAAYEFVWSEFCDWYLEASKPALKEGDARSRWTLRHALEALLRLLHPLVPFITSELWETLGHDEQIALASWPQANEELRDEDAERDFGLLQEAVGAVRNLRSEANLQPAQVVPIHATGEGASVLAANREVFESVARAELLTEPASGAALVQPLASLEIQMPLAGLVDVEEWRARQEKRLADLEGQVSKSQRKLGNPGFVEKAPADVVEEERRRLAEAQNVIDGLRRSLERLG
- a CDS encoding substrate-binding domain-containing protein, encoding MGAVGRIGAALLAFYSLAYVSAQDLRVGGSSTLYPASAEFAAQLSEALPAGHIEASFAGTGGGFELFCKGAIEIVGASRLATDDEERACRENGVEYLVFPVALDAVVLVVPEDNEWVECLTVAEVRRLWSGGPEQVETWSDLRSEWPDQEIAFYAPGVASGTYDYWKRKVLGSDTTMRTDYFPSEDDRRLAQLTASHPAAVSFFGRPQLELAGSGLRAVPIDNGDGCVDPDSTGSVLTRWPFLRPLFLYVAAGAAGADSEVLRPLVSFVDTFLSEAGQERLLDMGYLQLGDRLRGDSARRFATRVTGPLDADYDGQAILRQLPGGWSSRQVDLDTRLLALQREIESVGVVHGRLDTLFEGLVEGGGSGDYDPAQ
- the pth gene encoding aminoacyl-tRNA hydrolase, which gives rise to MKLIAGLGNPGIRYGNTRHNMGYLVVDELARRHDLRFRKGRLGDSCRLGQVTLFKPSTYMNSSGTAVQSALTSVGAQPGELLVVHDDLDMPLGRLRFKRGGGAGGQRGVQDVIALVGPEFWRLKLGISRPPTGWKTENWVLSRFRPEEAELLSRVVIAAATALDQALEQGIESAMNDTNGLDLALESQ
- a CDS encoding ribose-phosphate pyrophosphokinase codes for the protein MIGERVKLFTGTATPDLARAVAKHLGQELSHGVVSQFPDGETRIQIEESIRGSDCYIIQSTCNPVNHNIMELLVLIDALRRASAWRINAVIPYFGYARQDKKVQAREPVTAKLVANMLETAGIDRVITVDLHAGQIQGFFDVPVDHLTALDILADHLATIGLDGHVVVSPDIGRATEARRLANTLNLPLAMLYKRRTSPTETEVTHVIGEVSGMRPILVDDMISTAGTMSRGIDALLRLGAIPEVTVAATHAVFTPPALERLSVEPIKKVCVTDTIPFVGDFDRIEVLSVAPLLAKAIRNVHEHESVSSLFRN
- a CDS encoding ABC transporter permease, with product MLQRSDVNPEIAMGAGDRSEVTAAHHSRLFWAFSDTWVLILRSLEHIFRHIDQLLGLTIQPIMFLLLFRYVFGGAIETGGVEYVNFLVAGILVQMAAFGATTTSYSVATDLTKGIIDRFKSLPMTSSAVLTGHVVADLVRNTLSSVIMIVVALFVGFRPVASLLDWLVILGILLLFTLAISWLSAILALLAKSVESVQWMTFLIIFPLTFASAAFVPTDTMPYALRVFAENQPVTHVIEAIRALMIGAPVGDHLWLSALWSVTITIVAVPVAGYLFRHGTLSR